A genomic window from Synechococcus sp. WH 8016 includes:
- a CDS encoding LptF/LptG family permease has product MKNNILIDVQHKIRKLIHRIPLIDRWLLGELIAPLLFGLTLFTVVSLSVGVMFDLVRKIVESNLPWTIAVQILLLKLPSFLVISFPMATLIASLLAYSRLSANSELTALRSIGVTANRMIAPAIALALLMTGLTFVFNDVIVPRTNRSAEFTLQRSLGKAIAAEKGDDIIYSRFGRVTGPDGDAGKGLTQLFYATKFRDGKMIGVTVLDFSRFGFTQMLVADHANWSEAQAKWEFNDGKILTLTPSGSTTTADFDRYFYPLSSAPLRIAKLPKDANNMTVSEAIEAEQLLSDAGDRKEARRLRVRIQEKFTVPMACLVFGLIGSSLGARPNSRTSRSQGFGISVVLIFVYYVLSFSFSSLGVKGTLDPLLAAWGPVLISLAGGGVLLRQASR; this is encoded by the coding sequence TTGAAAAATAATATTTTGATAGATGTCCAACATAAAATTCGCAAGCTCATTCATCGAATTCCATTGATTGATCGATGGCTTCTTGGTGAACTCATTGCCCCATTATTGTTTGGGCTCACACTATTTACGGTCGTATCCCTATCCGTAGGGGTAATGTTTGATCTGGTTCGCAAGATTGTTGAATCGAATCTACCTTGGACGATCGCCGTTCAGATCTTGTTGCTGAAGTTGCCCAGTTTTTTGGTGATTTCTTTCCCAATGGCCACGTTGATTGCATCACTGCTTGCCTACAGCCGACTTTCTGCTAACAGCGAGCTGACCGCACTAAGAAGTATTGGCGTCACAGCGAATCGCATGATTGCACCTGCAATTGCCTTGGCACTATTGATGACAGGACTTACATTTGTTTTCAACGATGTCATCGTGCCTCGTACGAATCGTTCAGCAGAATTTACGTTGCAACGTTCCCTTGGTAAAGCCATTGCGGCTGAAAAGGGAGATGACATTATCTATTCCCGCTTCGGCCGAGTCACTGGCCCTGATGGGGATGCAGGGAAGGGTTTGACTCAATTGTTTTACGCAACAAAATTTCGAGATGGAAAAATGATTGGCGTCACTGTTTTGGATTTTTCACGATTTGGCTTTACTCAAATGCTTGTTGCTGACCATGCAAACTGGAGTGAAGCTCAGGCTAAGTGGGAGTTTAATGATGGTAAAATTCTTACTTTGACTCCATCTGGTAGTACAACAACAGCTGATTTCGATCGATATTTCTATCCACTGAGCTCTGCGCCATTACGGATCGCGAAATTGCCAAAAGATGCCAACAATATGACTGTTTCTGAAGCCATTGAGGCTGAACAACTCTTATCTGATGCTGGTGACCGCAAAGAAGCTCGCAGGCTAAGGGTTCGTATTCAAGAAAAGTTCACCGTTCCAATGGCCTGTTTAGTGTTCGGCTTGATTGGTTCGAGCCTTGGTGCAAGGCCAAATAGCAGAACAAGTCGTAGTCAGGGTTTTGGAATCAGCGTGGTGCTTATTTTTGTTTACTACGTGTTGAGTTTTAGTTTTAGTTCTCTTGGCGTCAAAGGAACCTTGGATCCGCTTTTGGCTGCTTGGGGTCCTGTTCTGATTTCTCTTGCAGGTGGTGGTGTGTTGTTGCGGCAGGCCAGCCGGTAA
- the ccsB gene encoding c-type cytochrome biogenesis protein CcsB, protein MELAGIDPVLGLGLFAFALLLLALPLAFWKVSSEQTSGLVTLLIATANLALTAQLVLRWWQSGHFPISNLYESLCFLAWACTLTQLLVERTWPTPIVAAAATPMGLGCIAFASFALPDQLQEASPLVPALRSSWLVMHVSVIMVSYAALLVGSLLSVAVLVTDRGHALELRSSSIGSGGYRRAALATPLGSVGDPEGTMSSVELSSVQFTRNERLDSLSYRTITVGFLLLTVGIISGAVWANEAWGSYWSWDPKETWALICWLVYAAYLHTRLSRGWQGRRPALVASAGLVVIGVCYIGVNLLGIGLHSYGWFFG, encoded by the coding sequence ATGGAGTTGGCTGGGATAGATCCGGTGCTTGGCCTCGGATTGTTTGCGTTCGCTTTGTTGCTGTTGGCCTTACCGCTCGCCTTCTGGAAAGTGAGCTCTGAACAAACGTCTGGCCTCGTCACGTTGTTGATTGCCACTGCCAACCTGGCCTTAACGGCTCAACTGGTTCTTCGTTGGTGGCAATCGGGACATTTCCCGATCAGCAACCTCTACGAATCACTTTGCTTCTTGGCTTGGGCCTGCACGCTCACTCAATTGCTGGTGGAAAGAACCTGGCCTACGCCGATTGTCGCTGCAGCCGCGACTCCGATGGGTTTGGGGTGTATTGCGTTTGCGAGCTTTGCACTTCCTGACCAGTTGCAAGAAGCGTCCCCGCTCGTTCCAGCGCTGCGATCCAGCTGGCTGGTGATGCACGTGAGCGTGATCATGGTGAGTTATGCAGCCCTTTTGGTGGGCTCACTGTTGTCAGTGGCTGTTTTGGTGACCGACCGTGGTCATGCTTTAGAACTGCGCAGCAGCTCGATCGGCAGTGGTGGTTATCGGCGTGCTGCGCTCGCGACTCCCCTCGGCAGTGTGGGTGACCCTGAAGGAACAATGTCTTCCGTTGAGCTCTCTTCGGTTCAGTTCACTCGGAACGAACGCTTGGACAGCCTCAGCTACCGCACGATTACGGTTGGCTTTTTATTGCTCACCGTTGGCATCATTAGCGGGGCTGTGTGGGCTAATGAGGCCTGGGGCAGCTACTGGAGCTGGGATCCCAAGGAAACCTGGGCACTGATTTGCTGGCTTGTGTATGCCGCCTATTTGCATACGCGCTTAAGCAGAGGCTGGCAGGGAAGGCGTCCGGCATTGGTGGCGAGTGCAGGCTTGGTTGTGATTGGCGTTTGTTATATCGGCGTGAATCTTCTGGGTATTGGTCTGCATAGCTATGGCTGGTTTTTTGGATAG
- a CDS encoding DUF1214 domain-containing protein — MNAYAQPHHYHTGIEGNGLGRSNAYEQGKTLASIEGIQIAEGSSGIIVTEDNFPQAYSNLRFDAIIKQAGGINKFLEMPIAPSDPSKQFVVRMNRDTHYATSIFDMTGGIYLTIPETDKYVSIQVVDENHETQPMIYGPGRHKLTAKTTHAFVIVRSLDDQARRNLVAEANSAKAFNVKDWDTDSFSKIAEAGNKIFSNGYDQSKAYSNKESGQTPYMNFVGAAGGWGGAMVQDNIYQTSKYMSSNGCYEMTFVDPQARDFWSATVYNGDGYLFNEVANISSEMAPEKNTDGTYTVRYGCDGQPNNIPIREGNKTGKFNVVMRHYGPSRMVKNKEDGYNPTENIKKVN; from the coding sequence ATGAATGCATACGCTCAACCTCATCATTACCATACCGGAATTGAAGGAAATGGACTAGGAAGATCCAATGCTTATGAACAAGGAAAAACATTAGCAAGCATCGAGGGGATACAAATCGCTGAAGGATCATCTGGAATCATTGTTACGGAAGATAATTTTCCACAGGCATACAGTAATTTGAGGTTTGATGCAATCATTAAACAAGCTGGTGGGATCAACAAGTTTTTAGAAATGCCTATTGCCCCAAGCGATCCTTCTAAACAATTCGTTGTTCGCATGAACAGAGATACTCACTACGCTACATCTATTTTTGATATGACTGGTGGTATCTACCTCACCATACCTGAAACGGATAAATACGTTTCTATTCAAGTGGTAGATGAAAACCATGAAACTCAACCGATGATTTATGGACCAGGCAGGCATAAACTCACTGCCAAAACAACGCATGCTTTTGTAATCGTGAGAAGTTTAGACGATCAAGCGCGTCGAAATCTTGTTGCAGAAGCCAATAGCGCCAAGGCATTCAATGTAAAAGATTGGGATACCGATTCATTTAGCAAAATAGCAGAAGCAGGAAATAAAATTTTCTCCAATGGATATGATCAATCCAAGGCATATAGCAATAAGGAAAGTGGCCAAACGCCATATATGAATTTTGTAGGTGCCGCAGGAGGATGGGGAGGTGCAATGGTTCAGGACAATATCTATCAGACGAGCAAATACATGAGCTCTAATGGCTGCTACGAGATGACATTTGTAGATCCGCAAGCAAGGGACTTTTGGTCTGCTACGGTTTACAATGGTGATGGTTATCTCTTTAATGAGGTAGCAAATATTTCAAGCGAAATGGCACCAGAAAAAAATACTGATGGAACCTATACAGTTAGATATGGATGCGACGGTCAACCCAATAATATCCCAATCCGAGAAGGAAATAAAACAGGTAAATTCAATGTTGTCATGAGGCATTACGGCCCCAGCAGAATGGTGAAAAACAAAGAAGATGGATACAATCCAACAGAAAATATTAAAAAAGTAAATTAA
- the lptB gene encoding LPS export ABC transporter ATP-binding protein, translated as MSLSLEQVTLTLGGRTLVRSLSLTLKPGEVIGLLGPNGAGKTTSFNLVIGLLRPDSGQVLLDGHPVADLSMPQRARLGIGYLPQEPSVFRQLTVQENLELVLVQSGLSKADSRQRLHQLIEDFHLESFINRSGYQLSGGERRRCEVARALAVGLEGPRYLLLDEPFAGVDPLAVADLQQMIHGLRERGMGILITDHNVRETLAITDRAYILTDGSILASGRSDEVAHDPLVRRHYLGEDFQL; from the coding sequence ATGAGTTTGAGTCTTGAGCAGGTCACGTTGACCCTGGGTGGCCGAACGTTAGTTCGCTCCCTTTCATTGACTTTGAAGCCCGGTGAGGTGATTGGCTTGCTTGGACCCAATGGTGCAGGCAAAACCACAAGCTTCAATTTAGTGATTGGATTGTTGCGTCCTGATAGCGGTCAAGTTCTTCTGGATGGGCATCCCGTCGCGGACCTGTCGATGCCCCAAAGGGCTCGTCTTGGCATTGGCTACCTGCCGCAGGAACCCAGTGTGTTTCGCCAATTGACCGTTCAAGAAAACCTTGAACTTGTGTTAGTTCAAAGCGGACTTTCTAAGGCCGATAGTCGTCAACGTCTCCATCAATTAATTGAGGACTTTCATCTCGAGTCTTTTATCAATCGCTCTGGGTACCAGCTTTCGGGTGGTGAACGCAGGCGTTGTGAAGTCGCCCGAGCCCTTGCTGTTGGTTTAGAAGGTCCGCGTTATCTACTTCTTGATGAACCCTTCGCGGGGGTGGATCCACTGGCTGTAGCTGATCTGCAACAAATGATCCACGGGCTGCGCGAACGCGGAATGGGCATCCTTATTACCGACCATAACGTTCGAGAAACTCTTGCCATTACCGATCGGGCCTACATTTTGACGGATGGAAGCATTCTCGCGTCCGGACGTTCTGATGAAGTGGCTCATGACCCACTCGTACGCCGTCATTATCTTGGGGAGGATTTTCAGCTTTGA
- the typA gene encoding translational GTPase TypA: protein MSAPNKAIRNIAIIAHVDHGKTTLVDALLSQSGIFRDNEAVPTCVLDSNDLERERGITILSKNTAVTYNETRINIVDTPGHADFGGEVERVLGMVDGCLLIVDANEGPMPQTRFVLKKALEQGLRPIVFVNKIDRARVDPETAVDKVLDLFLELGADDDQCDFPYLFGSGLGGFAKPDMKTESDNMRPLFDAILRHVPPPVGDPEKPLQLQITTLDYSDFLGRIIIGRVHNGVIRQGQRATLIKDDGSVKKGRISKLLGFEGLQRVDIEEASAGDLVAVAGFDDVNIGETIACPDEPKALPLIKVDEPTLQMTFVVNDSPFAGKEGKFVTSRQLRDRLQRELLTNVALRVEDTDSPDRFAVSGRGELHLGILIETMRREGYEFQVSQPQVIFRTIDGTPCEPVETLVMDVPEAAVGSCIEKLGTRKAEMQNMETGADNRTQLEFVVPSRGLIGFRGEFIRATRGEGIMSHSFFEYRPMQGEFDTRRNGVLIAFEEGTATFYALKGAEDRGQFFITPGTKVYKGMIIGENTRQQDMEINICKAKQVTNIRSAGADVLDTLQSPIQMTLERALEYIGPDEMLEVTPESMRLRKLPAKKMAKR, encoded by the coding sequence ATGAGCGCCCCGAATAAGGCGATTCGCAATATAGCGATCATCGCCCACGTGGATCACGGCAAAACCACTCTGGTGGATGCCCTGCTCAGCCAGTCCGGAATCTTTCGCGACAACGAGGCCGTTCCAACATGCGTTCTTGATTCCAATGATTTGGAGCGGGAACGCGGAATTACGATCCTTTCGAAAAATACTGCGGTTACCTATAACGAAACCAGAATCAATATTGTTGATACCCCTGGCCACGCTGATTTCGGGGGCGAAGTCGAGCGTGTGCTCGGCATGGTGGATGGATGTTTGCTGATCGTTGATGCAAACGAGGGGCCCATGCCCCAAACCCGTTTTGTGCTTAAAAAAGCCCTCGAGCAGGGTTTAAGACCGATTGTGTTCGTCAACAAGATTGACCGTGCACGTGTCGACCCAGAAACGGCTGTCGATAAGGTTCTTGATCTCTTTCTAGAGCTTGGTGCTGACGACGATCAGTGTGATTTCCCTTATTTGTTCGGGAGTGGTTTGGGTGGCTTTGCGAAGCCCGACATGAAAACAGAGAGCGACAATATGCGTCCTCTCTTTGATGCAATTTTGCGTCATGTTCCGCCTCCAGTAGGAGATCCTGAGAAGCCTCTACAACTTCAAATCACGACTCTTGATTATTCTGATTTCCTTGGTCGGATCATCATTGGTCGCGTTCACAATGGTGTTATTAGACAGGGGCAAAGAGCCACGCTCATTAAAGATGATGGCAGCGTCAAAAAAGGTCGTATCAGTAAACTTCTAGGCTTCGAGGGTCTTCAAAGAGTTGATATTGAAGAGGCGTCTGCCGGCGATCTTGTGGCAGTGGCTGGTTTCGATGACGTCAACATCGGCGAAACGATCGCTTGCCCTGATGAGCCAAAAGCTTTACCGCTCATCAAGGTTGATGAACCAACCCTGCAAATGACCTTTGTGGTCAATGATTCACCTTTCGCAGGGAAAGAAGGGAAGTTTGTGACCAGTCGCCAGCTTCGCGATCGCTTGCAGCGCGAACTGCTCACCAATGTGGCGTTACGGGTCGAAGATACGGATTCCCCAGATCGTTTTGCTGTGAGTGGGCGGGGGGAACTTCACCTCGGCATCTTGATTGAGACGATGCGACGCGAGGGCTATGAGTTTCAAGTGTCTCAGCCTCAAGTGATCTTCCGCACCATTGACGGCACTCCCTGTGAACCAGTGGAAACACTGGTGATGGATGTTCCTGAAGCTGCCGTTGGTTCCTGTATCGAGAAGCTCGGAACGCGCAAAGCTGAGATGCAGAACATGGAAACAGGCGCTGACAACCGCACGCAACTCGAATTTGTGGTTCCGTCGCGGGGACTGATTGGTTTCCGCGGTGAATTCATTCGCGCTACTCGCGGAGAAGGGATCATGAGCCATTCATTTTTCGAATATCGCCCGATGCAGGGTGAGTTCGATACGCGAAGGAACGGTGTTTTGATTGCATTTGAAGAAGGCACAGCTACTTTCTACGCTCTCAAAGGAGCGGAAGATCGTGGCCAATTCTTTATTACTCCAGGCACCAAGGTTTATAAGGGAATGATCATTGGCGAGAACACCCGTCAGCAAGATATGGAAATTAATATCTGCAAAGCAAAGCAAGTTACCAACATTCGTTCCGCTGGAGCAGATGTTTTAGACACGTTGCAGTCACCGATTCAGATGACGCTCGAGCGTGCTTTGGAATACATCGGTCCTGATGAAATGCTTGAAGTTACTCCTGAATCCATGCGGTTAAGGAAATTACCAGCCAAGAAAATGGCTAAGCGTTGA
- a CDS encoding LptA/OstA family protein produces MFYRSLALAMNNRIGNLVSVAALLVFACPVLPVSAQTAEAEDSLITIESDTQSADNITGVVTALGNVRIVYPSRGMVATSRQAQYFSREALLVLSGDVDVVQEDGNSIRAERVTYNLDDERALAKPMPGQQVQSTLLLKQSPSSQTPLTP; encoded by the coding sequence ATGTTCTACCGTTCCCTCGCGCTTGCAATGAACAATCGGATTGGCAATCTCGTATCCGTTGCTGCCCTGTTGGTGTTTGCTTGTCCTGTGCTCCCTGTGAGTGCTCAGACAGCAGAAGCAGAAGACAGTTTGATCACGATTGAATCGGATACGCAAAGCGCAGACAACATCACAGGTGTCGTGACAGCCCTGGGCAATGTTCGAATCGTTTATCCCTCTCGAGGGATGGTGGCAACGTCCCGTCAGGCGCAATATTTCAGCCGGGAAGCGTTGCTGGTGTTAAGCGGAGATGTGGATGTGGTGCAGGAGGATGGAAATAGTATTCGCGCTGAACGGGTTACCTACAACCTTGACGATGAACGTGCTCTGGCGAAACCAATGCCAGGTCAACAAGTGCAGTCCACCCTCTTGTTAAAGCAGAGTCCCTCCTCGCAGACTCCTTTAACGCCATGA
- a CDS encoding U32 family peptidase, translating to MNTSSFPELLSPAGDWKALRAAVSNGADAVYFGVEAFNARLRAENFQLVELPEIMAWLHARGVKGFLTVNVLIFGDELEQAAHLLLAADQAGVDALIVQDLGLCLLAKALVPTLSLHASTQMSITSAAGVAQAAAAGCERVVLARELALRDLERLQNQLKERSLAMPLEVFVHGALCVAYSGQCLTSESLGQRSANRGECAQACRLPYELVVDGESLDLGDQRYLLSPQDLAAWPLLADLVKLGIRSFKIEGRLKDPTYVASVTDAYRRSLDGLDCDLAEIQRQLELGFSRGLSTGWLRGIDHRALVHGRWSKKRGPVIGELIRVEAKGWLVMQCTESPRNGQGLVLEASDRQDDPLTPPREIGGRVMEVKAMERGLVRLRIGPGRVDLSGLRSGSSVWLTSDPQWQSTWQRRSERVVSPLERGLHVRVSGQIGEALELELIEPVLPGGERCSVTSQAVLEPARDHGLDRERLVAQLGRLGGTGWCLEHLETNLGSGLFLPVAELNRMRRSLLQQMADGGLTAAFQQEGLEASSERVDPQPIVAATLERLADWRDSAQQQSKSPSLVVLVRSLEQLRALQDMGDGPIASVIADLEHPKDLKEAVAIGRGCWPDGIWLAGPRITRPGERWMLEPLLKAKADGYLVRNADQLELLTGQARCAGDFTLNVSNPLSLLWFLETWGLDRVTASCDLNLSQLLDLVQASPPDRIEVVLHQHMPLFHMEHCLFCSFLSEGHDHTDCGRPCEQHTVMLRDRSGVEHPLKADLGCRNTLFNGKPQTGVEALSALRHAGIHRYRLDLLDEGAEATLRRVQLYSDALLGRTLSADVWRREQIDHKLGVTRGSLRIGRENQALQVSC from the coding sequence TTGAACACATCATCTTTCCCAGAGTTGCTCTCCCCAGCTGGGGATTGGAAGGCCTTGAGGGCGGCGGTCTCCAACGGTGCTGATGCCGTTTATTTCGGGGTTGAGGCTTTCAATGCTCGTCTTCGGGCAGAGAACTTTCAGCTTGTTGAGCTGCCCGAGATCATGGCCTGGCTTCATGCCCGGGGGGTGAAGGGATTTCTCACGGTGAACGTCCTCATCTTTGGCGATGAGTTGGAGCAAGCGGCCCATCTGCTGTTGGCCGCAGATCAGGCTGGCGTTGATGCTCTGATTGTTCAGGACTTAGGGCTTTGCCTTCTTGCGAAAGCACTTGTTCCCACGTTGTCTTTGCATGCATCCACCCAGATGTCGATCACCAGTGCTGCTGGTGTGGCTCAGGCAGCGGCAGCGGGCTGTGAGCGGGTTGTGCTGGCGAGGGAACTCGCCCTCCGCGATCTCGAGAGGCTGCAAAACCAATTGAAGGAGAGATCCCTTGCCATGCCTCTCGAGGTGTTTGTGCACGGGGCCTTATGCGTGGCCTACTCCGGTCAGTGCCTCACCAGTGAATCTCTGGGCCAGCGCAGTGCCAATCGTGGTGAATGTGCACAAGCTTGCCGTTTGCCTTATGAATTGGTGGTGGATGGTGAATCGCTCGATCTCGGAGATCAACGCTATTTACTGTCTCCCCAGGATCTCGCCGCTTGGCCACTCCTGGCGGATTTGGTGAAGCTCGGAATCAGGAGTTTCAAGATCGAAGGTCGCCTCAAGGATCCCACCTATGTGGCCTCGGTCACGGATGCCTATCGCCGCAGTCTCGATGGCTTGGACTGCGATCTGGCGGAGATTCAACGCCAGCTTGAGCTTGGTTTTTCCAGGGGCTTATCCACTGGTTGGTTGCGGGGCATTGATCACCGTGCCCTCGTGCATGGCCGTTGGAGCAAGAAGCGTGGTCCGGTGATTGGTGAACTGATTCGCGTCGAGGCAAAGGGATGGTTGGTGATGCAGTGCACGGAGAGCCCTCGCAACGGTCAGGGTTTGGTTTTGGAAGCGTCGGATCGTCAGGATGACCCTCTGACACCTCCGCGTGAAATTGGTGGACGGGTGATGGAGGTGAAGGCGATGGAGAGAGGGCTCGTTCGTTTGCGGATAGGACCTGGCCGTGTCGATCTATCCGGTCTGCGTTCAGGATCCTCGGTCTGGCTCACCAGTGATCCGCAATGGCAAAGCACTTGGCAGCGTCGATCGGAACGCGTGGTGTCTCCGCTTGAACGGGGGCTTCACGTTCGTGTGAGTGGGCAGATCGGTGAAGCTCTGGAGTTGGAGCTGATTGAACCTGTTTTGCCTGGTGGAGAACGCTGCAGCGTGACGAGTCAGGCCGTGTTGGAGCCTGCCCGTGATCACGGTTTAGATCGTGAGCGTTTGGTCGCTCAGCTTGGGCGTTTGGGCGGCACGGGCTGGTGTCTTGAGCATCTGGAAACGAACCTGGGATCGGGGTTATTTCTTCCCGTTGCTGAGCTGAACAGGATGCGCCGGTCGTTGTTGCAGCAGATGGCTGATGGCGGCCTCACGGCAGCCTTTCAACAGGAGGGGCTGGAGGCGTCTTCGGAGCGGGTGGACCCTCAGCCCATCGTTGCGGCAACACTCGAGCGCTTGGCTGATTGGCGGGACTCAGCACAGCAGCAGTCCAAGTCGCCGTCGTTGGTTGTGCTCGTTCGAAGCCTGGAGCAGTTGCGTGCTCTTCAAGACATGGGCGATGGACCGATCGCCTCGGTTATTGCCGATCTAGAGCATCCGAAGGATCTCAAAGAAGCTGTGGCGATAGGCCGTGGTTGCTGGCCTGATGGAATTTGGTTGGCCGGACCGCGCATCACCAGGCCTGGTGAACGCTGGATGTTGGAACCGCTTCTAAAAGCGAAAGCGGATGGATATCTCGTGCGCAACGCGGATCAGTTGGAGCTACTCACGGGCCAGGCTCGCTGTGCTGGAGACTTCACGTTGAATGTCTCAAACCCGCTCAGCTTGCTTTGGTTCCTGGAGACCTGGGGACTGGATCGGGTCACAGCCAGTTGTGATTTGAACCTCAGCCAATTGCTTGATTTGGTGCAGGCTTCTCCACCTGATCGGATTGAAGTGGTGTTGCATCAACACATGCCGCTCTTTCATATGGAGCACTGCTTGTTCTGTTCGTTCCTCTCGGAAGGCCACGATCACACCGATTGTGGAAGGCCCTGTGAGCAGCACACCGTGATGCTGAGAGATCGGAGTGGCGTTGAGCATCCGCTGAAAGCGGATCTTGGCTGTCGCAACACGTTGTTTAATGGCAAGCCGCAGACGGGAGTTGAGGCGCTGTCGGCCTTGCGTCATGCAGGCATTCATCGCTATCGATTGGATCTTCTCGATGAAGGGGCCGAGGCCACGTTGCGGCGGGTCCAGCTTTATAGCGATGCTCTTTTAGGACGCACTCTCTCAGCTGACGTTTGGAGGCGTGAACAAATCGATCACAAACTCGGCGTCACGCGTGGCAGTTTGCGCATCGGTCGAGAAAATCAAGCGTTGCAAGTCTCATGTTGA
- a CDS encoding DUF309 domain-containing protein: protein MSARLDPRFQPAVDLFNRRAWYEAHDAFEEIWHETAGPERRLLQGILQIAVAHVHLERGNLRGATILLGEGVGRLSCAQPGDLGLDLPSVRDQARLRLEALQQETDPVVLPVPELRDHS, encoded by the coding sequence TTGAGCGCTCGCCTAGACCCCCGATTTCAGCCGGCCGTCGATCTTTTTAACCGACGTGCCTGGTATGAGGCCCATGATGCTTTTGAGGAGATTTGGCATGAAACGGCAGGACCGGAACGTCGATTGCTCCAAGGAATTCTGCAAATCGCCGTTGCTCACGTTCATTTAGAGCGGGGCAACCTCAGGGGAGCAACCATTTTGTTGGGTGAAGGAGTAGGACGTCTTTCTTGCGCACAACCAGGTGATCTTGGTCTCGATTTACCCTCGGTTCGAGATCAGGCTCGTTTGAGACTGGAGGCGCTGCAACAGGAGACTGATCCTGTCGTACTTCCAGTTCCTGAGTTGCGTGACCACTCCTGA
- a CDS encoding M15 family metallopeptidase, translating to MNPLGRAVATRRSTRDDIPVARRSKPAPRQRRSGFGVFLACLLVGGGSLAAVWLGPGLLARRSFWFPSAPVPVVEGIEAPPDADGRLLGHFPYDEAIASQLVPVEAGIELHQDAALALDSMRRAAASDGIDLRLISGYRSHTLQQGIFFDVKSERNQTAEERAKVSAPPGYSEHSTGYAIDLGDGSRPDTNLSVSFETTPAFRWLQDYAASYHFTLSFPEVNPQGVSYEPWHWRFEGSAEALRQFEPARQLALGR from the coding sequence ATGAATCCTCTGGGAAGAGCCGTCGCCACTCGTCGCAGCACCCGGGATGACATTCCTGTTGCCCGTCGCTCGAAACCTGCTCCTCGTCAGCGACGGAGCGGTTTTGGAGTTTTTTTGGCCTGTCTCCTCGTGGGGGGAGGAAGTTTGGCGGCTGTTTGGTTAGGGCCAGGGTTGTTGGCGCGTCGTTCTTTTTGGTTTCCTTCGGCTCCAGTTCCGGTGGTGGAAGGGATTGAAGCGCCGCCAGATGCCGATGGTCGCCTGCTTGGACATTTTCCTTATGACGAGGCGATTGCCAGCCAACTCGTGCCCGTTGAGGCTGGAATTGAGTTGCACCAGGATGCAGCCTTGGCCCTGGATTCGATGCGCCGTGCCGCAGCTTCCGATGGAATCGATCTAAGGCTGATCAGTGGTTATCGCTCCCATACGTTGCAGCAAGGGATTTTCTTTGATGTGAAATCAGAAAGAAATCAAACCGCCGAAGAGCGGGCCAAGGTTTCGGCACCGCCGGGTTATTCCGAGCACAGCACTGGTTATGCGATTGACCTTGGCGATGGCAGCCGTCCAGATACCAATCTTTCTGTCTCTTTTGAGACGACTCCGGCATTTCGTTGGTTGCAGGATTACGCCGCTAGTTATCACTTCACGCTGTCCTTCCCTGAAGTGAATCCTCAGGGTGTGAGCTATGAGCCTTGGCACTGGCGCTTTGAGGGTTCAGCGGAGGCTTTGCGCCAATTTGAACCCGCACGTCAGCTGGCTCTTGGGCGTTGA